The sequence ACGCGCAGGTCAAGGCGTTCTACGAGCCCTTCCAGAAGAGCACCGACAACAAGATCATCGCCGGCGAATACAACGGTGAGATGGCCAAGGTGAAAGCCATGGTCGACACCAACAGCGTGTCCTGGAACCTGGTGGAAGTGGAGTCGCCCGAGCTGTCCCGCGGTTGCGATGAAGGCCTGTTCGAGGAGCTCGACCCGGCCCTGTTCGGCGACGCGGCGAACTTCGTCCCCGGCGCCATCCAGCCCTGTGGCGTCGGCTTCTTCGTGTGGTCCACCGTGCTGGCCTACAACGCCGACAAGCTGAAGTCCTCGCCCACCAGCTGGGCCGACTTCTGGGACGTGGAGAAATTCCCCGGCAAGCGCGGCCTGCGCAAGGGCGCCAAGTACACCCTGGAGTTCGCCCTGATGGCCGACGGCGTCGCGCCCAAGGACGTCTACAGCGTGCTCGCCACCAAGGAAGGCCAGGACCGCGCCTTCAAGAAACTCGACCAGATCAAGCCGCACATCCAGTGGTGGGAAGCCGGCGCCCAGCCGCCGCAGTTCCTGGCTTCCGGTGACGTGGTCATGAGCTCGGCCTACAACGGCCGTATCGCTGCCGTGCAGAACGAAAGCAACCTCAAGGTCGTGTGGAACGGCGGTATCTACGACTTCGACTCCTGGGCCATTCCGAAGGGTGCCAAGGATGCCGACAAGGCCAAGGAATTCATCGCTTTCTCGGTCCAGCCCGAGCAGCAGAAGACCTACTCCTCCAACATCGCCTACGGTCCGGCCAACACCCAGGCCGTGGCGCTGCTGGACAAGGGCCTGCTGAAGGACATGCCGACCACGCCGGAAAACATCAAGAACCAGGTCGCCATGGACGTCACCTTCTGGGCTGACTATGGCGAGCAGCTGGAACAGCGCTTCAACGCCTGGGCGGCCAAGTAAGGTCGCCGCTGTATCCCCTCTCTCTCTGGGAGAGGGGTCGGGGGTGAGGGGGCGACCCCTCACCCTGGCCCTACGGGGCTGAAAGTCCAACCCTGTTCCAACGGAGTTCGCCATGGCCACTGCAGTGCCCCAGAACGAGGTCGCCGGCCCCAGCCTCAAGCAGCGCCTCGCCCGAGCCGAGCGGATGAACCGCCTGAAATCCCAGGCGCTGATCCTGCCGCTGCTCATCTTCCTTCTGCTGACCTTCCTGGTGCCCATCGGCGCGTTGCTCTTCAAGAGCGTGAACAACCCGGAAGTGGTCGGCTCCATGCCGCGCACCGTCGAGGCCATTGCCAGCTGGGATGGCAAGGCACTGCCTGCCGAGCCGGTGTACAAGGCCCTGGCCGAAGACCTCGCCGAGGCGCGCAAGAACCAGACCATCGGCGACCTTTCCAAGCGCCTGAACATGGAACTGGCCGGCTACCGCAGCCTGATGGCCAAGACCGCCCGTGCCCTGCCGTTCAAGACCGAGCCCGCTTCCTACAAGGACGCGCTGGAGTCCATGGACGAGCGTTGGGGCGACCCGGCCTACTGGCAGACGATCCGTCGCAACGCCAGCCGCCTGACCCCCTATTACCTGCTGGCCGCCGTCGACCATCGCATCGATGACCTGGGCGAGCTGGCCCCGGCCACCCCCGACCAGGCCATCTACCTGGATATCTTCGCCCGGACCTTCTGGATGGGCGCGGTCATCACCCTGATCTGCCTCGCGTTGGCCTACCCGCTGGCCTACCTGCTGGCCATCCTGCCGACGCGCAAGAGCAACCTGCTGATGATCCTGGTGCTGCTGCCGTTCTGGACCTCGATCCTGGTGCGCGTCGCCGCCTGGATCGTGCTGTTGCAGTCCGGCGGCCTGATCAACGGCGCGCTGATCAAGCTCGGCCTGATCGACCAGCCGCTGCAGCTGGTGTTCAACCGGACCGGTGTCTACATCGCCATGGTGCACATCATGCTGCCGTTCATGATCCTGCCGATCTACAGCGTGATGAAGGGCATCTCGCCCACCTACATGCGCGCGGCGATTTCCCTCGGCTGCCACCCCTTCGCCAGCTTCTGGAAGGTGTACTTCCCGCAGACCGTG is a genomic window of Pseudomonas resinovorans NBRC 106553 containing:
- a CDS encoding ABC transporter permease, which produces MATAVPQNEVAGPSLKQRLARAERMNRLKSQALILPLLIFLLLTFLVPIGALLFKSVNNPEVVGSMPRTVEAIASWDGKALPAEPVYKALAEDLAEARKNQTIGDLSKRLNMELAGYRSLMAKTARALPFKTEPASYKDALESMDERWGDPAYWQTIRRNASRLTPYYLLAAVDHRIDDLGELAPATPDQAIYLDIFARTFWMGAVITLICLALAYPLAYLLAILPTRKSNLLMILVLLPFWTSILVRVAAWIVLLQSGGLINGALIKLGLIDQPLQLVFNRTGVYIAMVHIMLPFMILPIYSVMKGISPTYMRAAISLGCHPFASFWKVYFPQTVAGVGAGCLLVFILSIGYYITPALLGSPNDQMVSYFVAFFTNTTINWGMATALGGLLLFATLVLYVVYTWLVGAGRLRLG
- a CDS encoding ABC transporter substrate-binding protein; amino-acid sequence: MSKSLKLTAIALGLACAAQAMAADLTVVSFGGANKNAQVKAFYEPFQKSTDNKIIAGEYNGEMAKVKAMVDTNSVSWNLVEVESPELSRGCDEGLFEELDPALFGDAANFVPGAIQPCGVGFFVWSTVLAYNADKLKSSPTSWADFWDVEKFPGKRGLRKGAKYTLEFALMADGVAPKDVYSVLATKEGQDRAFKKLDQIKPHIQWWEAGAQPPQFLASGDVVMSSAYNGRIAAVQNESNLKVVWNGGIYDFDSWAIPKGAKDADKAKEFIAFSVQPEQQKTYSSNIAYGPANTQAVALLDKGLLKDMPTTPENIKNQVAMDVTFWADYGEQLEQRFNAWAAK